ATTAACAAGAAAGAAAAGAAGGTACACATATAGTAAGCAAAAAGGGAAATGGACACCTACGCCGCCAGGGTACATTGATGCCGTTGAACCTTATTGGAGCCAGATCCGGTCGGTATCGCTCGACTCGGCTGGTCAGTTCAAGCCGGTGCCACCACCTGCTTACAGTACTGATACCACCAGCCGCTTTATGAAAGAAGTGCTGGAAGTATATCGCGCTACCCAAAAGCTTAGCAAGGAAGAAATTGCGATCGCAAGCTTCTGGGATTGTAATCCATTTTACCTTAATACTCAGGGGCATCTCAACTTTGCGACCAAAAAATTGTCTCCCGGTGGTCACTGGATTTCCATTGTCGGGCAGGCAACTGAAAGTGCGGGGAAAAACTGGATTGAAACCTCGTCAACCTATTTGTTAACATCTATTGCATTATTCGACGGGTTTATCAGTTGCTGGGATGAAAAGTACAGAAGTCAGCTGATCCGGCCCGAAACAATGATCAATGCATATGTTGATGAGAAGTGGCGGCCTTTTTTACAGACGCCGCCGTTTCCTGAATATACCAGCGGGCACAGTGTGATCTCCACCGCAGCCGCCGAGGTACTAACAGCGCTTCTGGGGGACAATTTCGGGTACGACGACTACACTGAGACAGAGTACGGTCTTCCGATGAGACACTTTGCTTCATTTAAAAATGCATGTAATGAAGCCGCTATCAGCCGGTTGTACGGCGGAATACATTATCGGTCGGCCATTGAAAACGGTCAGGTACAAGGTGCAGGGATTGGCAGGCAGGTACTTCTTAAAATAAAGCTCAAACGATAAAATAGCCAAATAGTCTACTACGATTGTATGTTAATTATTAATATTTTTTAATAAATGTTATGTTTTTGTTAATAAAAATATTTATTTTTGACATTCAATGATTATGATGTGAAAAAGTTGGGAATCAACAAACGTTGGCAGACCCTATCTCTGAATCAGAGTACGTTGTGCGAGTAACTTAAA
The genomic region above belongs to Dyadobacter pollutisoli and contains:
- a CDS encoding vanadium-dependent haloperoxidase, whose protein sequence is MNKQVMLKNVLVLTIFVLVAGKSKGFEQEPSTRLLQRAEKNLTRTIVHDVFSPPVASRIYLYANAAAYETLAMGNTQYNSLHGQIQNFPDVPGIQNTGKVNYELAAVYAFFKTGGKLVFSEYLLKDSIEVILADFREKDRMVYDNSLKLGQMVSDSIISWSTRDNYALTRKKRRYTYSKQKGKWTPTPPGYIDAVEPYWSQIRSVSLDSAGQFKPVPPPAYSTDTTSRFMKEVLEVYRATQKLSKEEIAIASFWDCNPFYLNTQGHLNFATKKLSPGGHWISIVGQATESAGKNWIETSSTYLLTSIALFDGFISCWDEKYRSQLIRPETMINAYVDEKWRPFLQTPPFPEYTSGHSVISTAAAEVLTALLGDNFGYDDYTETEYGLPMRHFASFKNACNEAAISRLYGGIHYRSAIENGQVQGAGIGRQVLLKIKLKR